Genomic DNA from Bacteroidota bacterium:
AAGATACAGGATGTAAGATGCTGGATGCAGGATGCAGGATGCAGGATGCAAGATGCAGGATGCAGGATGCAGGATGCAGGATGACTGCCGACTGAGGACTGTTGA
This window encodes:
- a CDS encoding phosphotransferase; the protein is MIEVQDAGCKMQDARCRMQDAGCKIQDVRCWMQDAGCRMQDAGCRMQDAG